Proteins encoded by one window of Enterobacter hormaechei subsp. xiangfangensis:
- a CDS encoding MFS family transporter, with product MTETVASADTDNTSLAGKDTRRRVWAIVGASSGNLVEWFDFYVYSFCSLYFAHIFFPSGNTTTQLLQTAGVFAAGFLMRPIGGWLFGRIADRKGRKTSMLISVCLMCVGSLVIACLPGYDTIGTWAPALLLLARLFQGLSVGGEYGTSATYMSEVAVEGRKGFYASFQYVTLIGGQLLALLVVVILQQILSDEDLRAWGWRIPFALGAALAVVALWLRRQLDETSQQEVRALKEAGSMKGLWRNRKAFLMVLGFTAAGSLSFYTFTTYMQKYLVNTTGMHANVASVVMTVALLVFMLIQPIVGALSDKIGRRTSMLIFGGMLTLGTVPLLTALQHTTSPYAAFALIMVALIIISFYTAISGILKAEMFPAQVRALGVGLSYAVANALFGGSAEYVALSLKSWGSETTFFWYVTIMGALAFIVSLMLHRKGKGIRL from the coding sequence ATGACAGAAACCGTAGCCAGTGCAGATACGGATAATACCAGTTTAGCAGGCAAGGATACTCGCCGTCGGGTTTGGGCAATTGTTGGAGCCTCATCGGGGAACCTTGTAGAGTGGTTTGATTTTTACGTCTATTCATTCTGTTCACTCTACTTTGCGCATATCTTTTTCCCATCAGGGAACACCACAACGCAGCTTCTGCAAACCGCAGGCGTTTTTGCCGCCGGGTTCCTGATGCGTCCCATTGGCGGATGGCTGTTCGGCAGGATCGCGGACAGGAAAGGGCGCAAGACATCCATGCTCATCTCTGTGTGCCTGATGTGCGTCGGCTCGCTGGTGATTGCCTGCTTGCCCGGATATGACACAATCGGAACATGGGCACCGGCGTTGCTGTTGCTGGCACGTCTGTTCCAGGGGCTGTCAGTGGGTGGCGAATACGGCACCAGCGCGACATACATGAGCGAAGTGGCTGTTGAAGGGCGCAAAGGTTTCTATGCATCATTCCAGTATGTAACCCTCATTGGCGGACAGCTACTGGCGTTACTGGTTGTGGTGATCCTTCAACAAATCCTTAGCGATGAAGATTTACGCGCCTGGGGCTGGCGCATACCGTTTGCCCTGGGGGCCGCCCTGGCGGTTGTGGCGCTGTGGTTACGCCGTCAGCTTGATGAAACCTCCCAGCAGGAGGTCAGGGCGCTGAAAGAAGCCGGTTCGATGAAAGGGTTGTGGCGTAACCGCAAAGCATTTTTGATGGTATTAGGCTTTACCGCCGCAGGCTCGCTAAGCTTCTATACCTTCACCACCTATATGCAAAAATATCTGGTCAACACGACGGGCATGCATGCTAACGTTGCGAGTGTCGTCATGACGGTGGCGTTACTGGTCTTTATGCTCATCCAGCCGATTGTTGGCGCGCTGTCGGACAAAATAGGTCGCCGCACCTCCATGCTGATTTTTGGTGGCATGCTCACCCTGGGGACTGTTCCGCTTTTGACGGCGCTACAGCATACAACCTCTCCGTATGCCGCTTTCGCTTTGATTATGGTGGCACTTATTATTATTAGTTTTTACACGGCAATCAGTGGCATTTTGAAAGCGGAAATGTTTCCCGCACAGGTGAGGGCGCTGGGCGTAGGCCTCTCTTATGCGGTCGCTAACGCCCTGTTTGGCGGATCAGCAGAATATGTCGCGCTATCCCTAAAGTCATGGGGCAGTGAAACGACCTTCTTCTGGTATGTCACCATCATGGGGGCGCTGGCGTTTATTGTCTCCCTGATGCTGCATCGTAAAGGAAAAGGGATCCGCCTTTAA
- a CDS encoding DUF4385 domain-containing protein yields MTRPFDYQQDFANINFREHPERYQVGRGEQGVLMVEPYKSEILPHWRYKNAEVAARSAEEIYALFEEYRRNNDFVGMDMARKFIQMGYTRARRYANHKGGKKYDEKRQVKPLDHDPVKAEAAAVFKTWWDKIRADEDYLQRKKAHQQAWG; encoded by the coding sequence TTGACTCGTCCCTTTGATTATCAACAAGATTTTGCCAATATTAATTTTCGCGAACATCCCGAACGGTATCAGGTGGGCCGGGGTGAGCAGGGCGTATTGATGGTCGAGCCTTATAAAAGCGAAATCCTTCCACACTGGCGTTATAAAAATGCTGAAGTCGCAGCGCGTTCGGCAGAAGAGATCTACGCCCTCTTTGAAGAGTACCGCAGGAATAACGATTTTGTAGGTATGGATATGGCGCGTAAATTCATACAGATGGGATACACCCGTGCCCGGCGATACGCCAATCATAAAGGCGGAAAAAAGTATGATGAGAAGCGCCAGGTCAAACCCCTCGATCACGATCCAGTAAAAGCAGAGGCCGCTGCGGTATTCAAAACGTGGTGGGATAAAATTCGTGCCGATGAAGATTATTTGCAGCGAAAAAAGGCTCACCAGCAAGCGTGGGGATAA